In Podospora pseudocomata strain CBS 415.72m chromosome 4, whole genome shotgun sequence, the genomic stretch TGAACCTTCACGCTGTACAACATCAGAGCTGCTAATCCTGCACCTAGCGCCGTGGCGACTGATGATCCAGACGGTTTCCTGAAAGACAGACTGGCTCTTTCGCTTCCAGGCACGCTGACTTCTTCCCCTGGTAAAGTGAATGGTATCCGATCTAAACTCCCGACCGATGCAACGGCATTTCCCCAGACTGATGCTGCACCGATGGTAAAGATTCTTCCGGGGGCGGCCTTGGAAGAGTATGTGGCGTTTTACTTTTCTCCACCGTCACTGGCAGGGCAAAACATGAGAATACCTCGCTGTGCCGCATCGGCGATTGTCAGTTCCAGGTTCTGGTCTCCTTCTGTTCCCGTAGGTTCGATAGTTTATGACATGGAATTGATGTTCACCTCCTTGCGCACCGCAGCCCTGGTGGCTTTTACGGCACTTCTTGCTGCTATCAGTCGAAGGTTTGGGTCCtctgggtggtggtagtctTCCAGCCGCAAGACGTATATTTCAGCGCTTGGACACATGTAGTAGATGTGTCTGGCCATAGCGGTTCCGTGGCCCACGCTGGAGACATAATGCGGATGGATCAGGTTGCGCTCTGTGTCTCGAGTAGAAAAGCTGTGTCCGCCGATGAAGGCGCGCTTGGTGAGATCCTTGTAGTCGACGCCGTCGTCTATAAGGGCAATTTTGATGCTAGCGCCCATAGTCTGCCGCAGAGTCTTTGAGCCCCCAGCATCGGTTTCCCCATCAAAATTTTTCTCGGCTAGGtagaggaggcggtggaacTAATTCATGCACTTGATCCATTCATCTTTGGTTTGTTGCTTGCCAACATTCCGCGGGGTACGCGGGTAGGCTAATAAATCTGTGTGGTTTCAGTACGGAGGACCTTGTAGTTCGACCTTGACTCCGGGGCAGACTTCCTTCATGCGCACGACAAAGTCCATAACATAGGTGTCAGTTCGGGCTTCTGATTCTGATCTCCGCCAGGTATTAGTTCCGCTTCCACTCTGTCTCAGAGAGCTCAGTAATCGCAAACAACGTACCTCTTCAATGGAAAGGAACACCTGCTTTAGCTTGCTCAACTTCCTGAGTCCGCCTGGCTCAGCCCAGCCTCTCAAGACGGTATTGTTGCCATTTCAGTAAAGTTGAACCTCGCGCACATTCGGCGCAACATTCCAGATAACCTCGGTGAATGtatctgtttttttttcaattCCAGATTTCGATCCGAAAGCCTTTAAGTGATCTCTCAATTGCTTCATCAGTGTGTGGTCAGGTATGTGAGGCTTCTGAGTTGTCGGATACGGTCGGCTCATCGTCCACCATGACGACAAGGATGGATTTGACTCCCTTGTCACGAAGGCAGTCAGACACAAAGAGGAGATCATTTCTCCCAATAGCACTGCCACGAGGCTCCCGACTAACAGCAGCTTTCCGATGGATGAGCGGGACTTTTGGAATCCCAATATATTGGAGCACATCGCTGAACTTGAGCTTTCCTAGGAAGATCTTGAACTCCTCTTCGGAAACTGTCCAGTTGTCGTAGCCGGAAAGGTTAAAAGAAAGCTCCACGTCTTTGAGGTGTTAGTGGATGTGAATAGGAACGGGGGGATAAGCATACGGTACTCCAATGAGTCGAGGGCTTCATATTTGATGGTTTGTCTAGTCCGTAGAAAATGTCCATGCACTTGTCGTATGGCCTAGAACGGACATAGTGTAGTTTGATAAACCGCTCGATTTCCTTAGCAGTCTTCTCGTCGGGTCTTGGTCTCAAATTTGGATCTGGCTTTTTCTCATTGCCGTCTGTGGGTTTCGACTCAGGCCTCAAGTGAGCCCCTGGCGCCGGCGCTGGCGAGAGGTCTCGCCCTTGGCCGGATGTGTAGGGAGTCATTGCCGCGGACTTTGCATGATCACGATTCCCGTGATCAAGCTTCAGGTTGCGTGTAAATGAGTGCTGTCCGCTGATGCTGTTCGGAATGATGATTGGCAGCTCAACTGTTGCCTTGTCCTTGAGATTTATGCTAAGTTTCTGTCGATCGAAGAACCTGcttttcttgtccttgtcaaTGGAGATGTCAAGATTGCTAGC encodes the following:
- a CDS encoding hypothetical protein (EggNog:ENOG503NYGQ; COG:S); the protein is MNGSTEKNFDGETDAGGSKTLRQTMGASIKIALIDDGVDYKDLTKRAFIGGHSFSTRDTERNLIHPHYVSSVGHGTAMARHIYYMCPSAEIYVLRLEDYHHPEDPNLRLIAARSAVKATRAAVRKEVNINSMS
- a CDS encoding hypothetical protein (EggNog:ENOG503NYGQ; COG:S), with the protein product MTPYTSGQGRDLSPAPAPGAHLRPESKPTDGNEKKPDPNLRPRPDEKTAKEIERFIKLHYVRSRPYDKCMDIFYGLDKPSNMKPSTHWSTLSFNLSGYDNWTVSEEEFKIFLGKLKFSDVLQYIGIPKVPLIHRKAAVSREPRGSAIGRNDLLFVSDCLRDKGVKSILVVMVDDEPTVSDNSEASHT